The Aspergillus nidulans FGSC A4 chromosome VIII genome contains the following window.
GAGATACCAGGAGTAGCCCCGCTGCTCAAACCTTGGAACTGAACCGCCTTCAGGGGTAATATATCTCAAGGGTCAGGGCAGAGTTGGGTGTAATCTCCGCCGGCAGTATACTCCGTATGATTGATGGAAAAGCTCAGGATTTCGAAATGGCTGCATCGAAGGATTCGTAACGCTAAAGCCAAGAGGTCAATTCATTTTTCGTCCCCGGCTCGCCTTGTCCCAGCGATGTCGATACGAGGTAAATGAAGGTATCATCGACAGTGGTAAACTCAATGAGACGGGTCGGTTAGATAAGGATCACCGATGGATCGAATCGGTTTCTCGTTTTTTTTGTAGCGTAGGCGATAGCTTTGATTGTTGAGTCCTAAACTCGGGGAGGTTCTTCCGTGTCATACTCGTCGAGGTCGCCGCCCACGGCCTGGCATACAGCGACGACTCAGTGAGGCATCTTCAATCGATGCCAGGGTAGCTGGACATTTGGCCAAGAGTGTTCCCACGTTCCTCGTAGTGCTGGGAGTAACCATTCTTGCATTGATGGATTCAGCTGAGTCAGACCTTCAATTTCTCCGTCTCAGCTTTGCGGTGTTCTGGTAGCAGCCTGATCGTTGAGTGGTTGGTATGCTGTCGTAGACTTGTATCAAGCAGAGCAATAAGACACTGGAAGCAATGCTTCAAGTGAATGCGAGGAAAGAATAATAGGGGTCTACTTGTGCGATGTGGTGCCTTTAAAGTATCGATGCCAAGCTATGTTGTCAAATCCCACGGCATCTCGCAATTGTTTCTCGCGATCACCTCACTTCCACTAAATTTACTTTGGGATAAGACGGCCACTTTTCATTCCTGGGTCGTCCAAACAGAGCTACTTTAACCTCAGCTCATGTCTTGAGTTTAATTTGCACCATCGCTCGTTATTGATGAAATATTCGATCTGCCGCGGGCCCCGTCCCGTACATAGGGCTGATATGGAGACCCTATTGAGCTTGTCTGAGACACGGCAACAAATTCGGCTGTTGGGCTCAGGCAGCACTCAAAAGGTCTCAGAATATTGGACGACGCTTTTACTAAGGTAATCAGTACCCTGATTTAACTGTTTTGACATCTGCATCTTTAATCAAGTATCTACATGTCCCTTCAACATCCATTTAATTATAGAAAAGGGTATAAAGATGATAGGTCATGCCAGACCCTATTCTGGTCAGCCTGGACACTTGAAAAAAATCATATAACGAAAATCCTGTAACTCCAGTGATGACCATAATCAGAGGGAGGTCACTCATGCAAATCCCATGTATGCAGCCGTTCACTTATCACATGAACAATAATCACTCCAGTTTATCCAGATGTTCTAGCCTTGTTAAAACGACTTGTTTGCTCGTCTCTTCTATCTCCCCGGCAAGGAAAACTTCGTCCAGGATCGCATATACCTGTACAAACCACAGAGTTAGCGCATTGTACAACCGTCAGCGGTGCGCGAAGTTCTAATCCGCCATTACCAACCTTGTAGAAATTGAAAACCAAGTCCAGCTCGCACACGTTGCCGAAGAATTGATCCAGGACCTCGACAAAGAAATGAATTGCCTCGAGGTATGCTAGTTCATTGTCTGTGGCGTCGACGCAcgcgcagaagaagaggcctGCATATCTCCGGTAAACGATCTTCGTGCTTCGTTTGAATTCGACAAAGTTCGACTGATACTTCTGATCCCGAGGAGCCACCAAGCGATGGACCTAGTACAATTACTTCTCCGCACATACAGAGACCGGGACGGGCTGCAAGGGGTCGCAGAACGAACCTCTCCCTTAAGCTTCACTTTCTCCTCGTCCTTCAATCAGAAGTCGCTATTAGGTCATCGTCGACGCATTGTTGAACTTCGTGGGGGTCTTACACTGTACGGCGCATACCACTTCGCAAGTCGGGTCTTGCCCCTGGTTATTCTTGTAAGCTTCTGAACAGTTCAGCAAGTAAGCGACAGAGAATCACTTACTGACGGTTCTGAACAAGTATAAATGATAAAACCATCTTGTCTGATGGCCCGCGGTGCTCCGTGCGAGATCCACGGACGTGGAATACAGCTCGGCgtcgaagctggagctgtcaGTTCACTCCGCACCCATGGGGGCTGATTGCGCGATACTGCCGACTGACACCGCCTTTAACGCTTCTGTAACCTGCCGTCTAATGTTTGAAGTTCTACGGATTATTTAATATTAATGCAGGCACAGGCCTCATGCGCATGTACAGCAATTGTAGCATGATCCTGGAGATAAAAAAGAGCTTTTTTTACATTACATTGTGCCCAACAAAGTAAGCCTATTTAAAGGTGACTGGTAAAATAAAAAATGGGTTAAATATAGTTTGACGCAGCGCCAAGGACCGTTAACGATGGATACGCCGAATCGCCGATGAGAGATCAAACGACGCTCTTCATTCCGGCTTCCGCCCACAGCCCAGTCAGCCCGACAGCTCCATACCGACGAGGGTCGACGCCACAGAACGGTACATTTACACCCCTCACTGGGATAATATGATTGCTCAAGGATCGCATTGGGTTATCTGGGCTTTTACCCCCTCCGCATCACTCCCTCCACTTCTATCAGGTCCAGACTCATTACCAGCGTTGACACTAGCACCGAGGGCCGTCGTCGCCTTACCATGCCAGTCTACATGCTCTACGGCTTCCGATGGCCCCGAGCTGGTTTTACCGGAATCCGGGTCTACATCGTCTTGCACAACCTAGAAGACGCTACGGCGGAATACATACAAAGACCGATAACGAACAAGTCGCTGCTGGACTCATTTAGGAAGACGGAGCCGGATATCATGTCGAATCTTCCCGAACTACGCTTCATTGAACAGTATGACCCCGAGGACGAAAGCGATGAGGCAGTCAGCAAGCCTTATGCTTATGTTGCTGCGAAAACGATCAGTATACCCGAGGCAGGGTCTCCTAATGCAGGGAGCTCCTGGAATACCGATATATTCCAGGAGAACCCGCTGGATCCGGCTAGTTCAGAAGCGTTGGCCAAATTCCGGGATAAATATGCGGCTGGGGAGAGGATTGGGTGGTGGATTGTATACAACGGGGATCCAGAGCGGTATTTTCCtcatgacgaagatgaggatggtatgatggaggatgatggctacgatgacgatgacgacgagtATGACCGTGATGGGTCGTCTAGTAACACAccgtcgacgccgacagTAAGTTTGCATGTGTGGTTAGTTGATGATGCGTTGAGTATGTACTAATCGTTGCGGCTTTCACTTTGTATAGATACGGCTTCCCGAGACATTAACGCGATTCTTCAACAAAACGTTTTCGTGATTGCTGTACGAGTTATATTACGACTGATGATTTTATTTCCCCAAACATTGGGAATGATGGTTATATTGATCAGCGGGCTTATGGTGTCTGTGGGAGTCTAAATCTCGTTATGTGAGCGGGTTACATGGGTGGGCATTTTGCATTATTTCATATTATAGCATCTTGTTTTTCGGTCAAAATTAGCTGGAACCATATTTACCATTCTGCCAAGCTGCATCGAACGTCGCCTCATCTACGGCGAATCTTCGAATATAGTCTTTCTCCAGATCATGCGCTCTTCGTCCTAAGAGGACCAAACTGTGCAGTGGCCGGCCCATGTCGACTTGAGTCAGTTCCTGTAGAGTTCCTGCAACAAGCTTCTGGTCTTCAGCTCCGACACGAGCGGCTCCCACTGCAAGGCTGTCTGGGCCCCAAACACCCTCCTGTCGTTCCTCTTCGGTTTCCAACATTTGGGCGGCGCATTGTGCGACAGTCATAAACCTCGGAGGCTCATAAATCAGGCGACCCCTGGCCATGTTCTCGAGCGACTgttccttgaccttgatgtCGAGCAGTACAAGAGTATGGAGACCAATCTGCACGTTCTCCTTCACTCGATCATAATACGAGGATGGCTTCCACGTCTCAGTGAAAAAGACCATGCTCACTGTTTGACCAAAGTTGTACAGCTGGAGACCTGTGCACCCAATGCCGGACATGATAGAGGCATTCGGGATGACCTTGGATTCGATGCCCAGTTCGCGCGCGCGGAGGACGAGGTCTGTATGCGTCGTCGCCCTAAATGCGCGGATCGAGTTAATATCGAAAACCATGTCCAAGATATAGAAAGCGTACCCAAAGGGATCTCCGACCACGAGGAAGGCTACGTCGACCTTGTCTGCATTTGCGAGGATGTCGTCACTACCGGTCTCTACGAGCTCCCGGTCTGCTTCAATAACAGGACGTCCATAGAATGCTTCCTACTGAAGCGACCAAACATTAGTTAATTGACTGGCAAAGAAAATAGCACACATGCTCAAGAATGGGTATTGCTGGTAGGTCTCACTAGTTTCGCTTTATCAACAAGGAGAATGGCTGTGTAAGCTTCAAGGTAAACTCGTTCGGCCTTTTTCACCACCTCGAGACCGCGGACAGTGATGTCCCTTTCATCGGCGAGACCGAGTCCTACAAGATAGAGCATAGTGCTTTT
Protein-coding sequences here:
- a CDS encoding protein aps2 (transcript_id=CADANIAT00001946) codes for the protein MVLSFILVQNRQGKTRLAKWYAPYSDEEKVKLKGEVHRLVAPRDQKYQSNFVEFKRSTKIVYRRYAGLFFCACVDATDNELAYLEAIHFFVEVLDQFFGNVCELDLVFNFYKVYAILDEVFLAGEIEETSKQVVLTRLEHLDKLE
- the flbE gene encoding protein flbE (transcript_id=CADANIAT00001947) — protein: MPVYMLYGFRWPRAGFTGIRVYIVLHNLEDATAEYIQRPITNKSLLDSFRKTEPDIMSNLPELRFIEQYDPEDESDEAVSKPYAYVAAKTISIPEAGSPNAGSSWNTDIFQENPLDPASSEALAKFRDKYAAGERIGWWIVYNGDPERYFPHDEDEDGMMEDDGYDDDDDEYDRDGSSSNTPSTPTIRLPETLTRFFNKTFS
- the dph5 gene encoding diphthine synthase (transcript_id=CADANIAT00001948), yielding MLYLVGLGLADERDITVRGLEVVKKAERVYLEAYTAILLVDKAKLEAFYGRPVIEADRELVETGSDDILANADKVDVAFLVVGDPFGATTHTDLVLRARELGIESKVIPNASIMSGIGCTGLQLYNFGQTVSMVFFTETWKPSSYYDRVKENVQIGLHTLVLLDIKVKEQSLENMARGRLIYEPPRFMTVAQCAAQMLETEEERQEGVWGPDSLAVGAARVGAEDQKLVAGTLQELTQVDMGRPLHSLVLLGRRAHDLEKDYIRRFAVDEATFDAAWQNGKYGSS